The following DNA comes from Dermacentor andersoni chromosome 2, qqDerAnde1_hic_scaffold, whole genome shotgun sequence.
TTCTTTGTATTCTCCTTGATTTCTTGTTCCCATCAGGAACCAGGTTGCCCAGCAACACTTTTTTAAGGTCGCTCTTTCACTGTTTCTAAACCTTTTGTTACTGTGACACACCCTGTGAAAATCCGCAATTGACATTTCAGTATTattcaaaacaaatatttttttttttgaaaatagGGCGACCATTTCATTTTTTCGATAGCATTAAGAGGTTTGCCTTTTCACGCCTATGTTGCAGAACTCGCCCAACTTTACGGTTGAGCCGCGCGACGAGCCTGCTGTTGCTGCCTCAGCTGACGATGCAGCGCACGCAGATGAGTGGTACGCCAGGTAGGGGCCGCAGAGAACAGGTTGACAACCGGGCTCCTCATCTGCTTTGCCCTCATGAGCAGCTCTCTAGGCGTTTCTTGCCGGCAGGTGTGGTGCCCTTCAGGCACAGGCAAGCCCTGTTGCAGCGGTGGCTGGTTGTCCTTGGCCTCCTCATCGCTGTCCTGCAGCTCCGGCTCCCCTGCCTTCAAAGCAATGTTGTGGAGAACGGCGCAGGCTGCCACGATTGTGGCTGCATCCTTGGGCTGATAAAGGAGGGTCCGGTACCTTTAGAGGCACTGGAACCTTGCCTTCAAGACGCCAATACCCCTCTCCACAACGTTCCTCATGGAGGCATGGGCCCGGTTGTAGCGCGCCTCCGGAGTGCCAATGCCTGGGTGGCCTGGCACAGGTGTCAGCAGCCATGGCTCAGAGAGGGTAGCCTGAGTCTCCTGCATGTTGGAAACATAACTGTGTAATATACTTCACTGACTGCAACATGTCTGCAGCACTCACCAAGCACCCATTCTCCACGTCGCAGGTTACGTGTGAGGCGGCCTAACAGTGGTGAGTGCCTCCACACGTAGGAGTCATGGCAGGATCCGAGGAAACGGGGATCGATGTCCACGATGCGCATGTGGGTATCACACACCTAGAGGGCAGAATAAACGGGCGGAAAATGGTTCAGGATAATCAATTTCAGCTGGAATATTTTTGTATTTCACGTCATGCTGACAGATAAATAGTCTGAATGAAATGTTTTTGCACCAACATGATTTCATCATTCTTTCCCAGACACAGCTGCATTCTTCATCACATTAGTAAAAAGCAATCTCCGAAACAGTTTTCTTTAATTATTGCAAGAAAGAACTACATTCACGAGAGATTTGTGAATTAACGCTGATCATAGTCGCCTTGGTCGTTCAATGCGTACACTTATACCCGTACCGCAAGGGCACTATCGATCGCGATCTATTTGATTCGGTTCGAAATTATCAACACCGATTACCTGTCTCCCACAGCTTAAGCAAATGAGTCAATCTGGACCGATAAATTCAATTCCGAACGGGCTCGATCACGATCGATACTGCTTTACGTGGTACCCGTATTGTACACACTACGACATTACATGAAACCGATAACCTATATAAAAGATGCAAGCGTGCAAAAAATGGCAGATCGTGAATACTTACGATCATAGTATTCAAGGCGTAGAACCCTTTTCTTGACATGAAGCCCGCAGTCTCACCCGGACTGAGTCCGTCAGGCTGTTTTATCGCTATGAGCGTCCCGTTGACACAGGCCACTACACCGGGAATGCTGCCGCGATCCGCAAAGGCCGACTTTGCACTAGCCTTGCCGGCCGTTGTCAACGGGACGCTCACCCAACCCTGTTGCCGGCCCACCACGGTTATTGCTTCCGCAACTGCGTGAATGCTCTCGCTCACGGAAGCCTGCCCCATGGATACGAATTTTTCGCTGCCGATGGATCTTTGGAAGCTCCCCGTCGCGAAGAAACGGAGAGCACAAAGCACCTTGTCTTGCGTCGTGATGCCACCGGTCCGAAGGCCACCGATGGCGTCTTCCAATTGCTCACAGAGCCAGCGCACAGTGCTCTTCGAGAGCCTGAAGTCCTCGCGGAACTCTTCCTCGGTAAGCTCGTCAAATGCGTCCCGAAAGATGCGTCGCCGACGCTGCCCGAGAGACTCCAAAAGCGCGACAATAGGAGCGGCCATCGTGACTCATGAGCGCCAAACCGCCCAACAATGAACGCGATTCTCTGAGCACAAAGTGAAACGGCGAGCATTCTCGACAAATGCGCTCAGATCAATCAAAATTAAAACAAAGAACACTATTTATATTTATTACAGCGCAAGCACAACATTTAATTTCACTGTGATCACAGTTGTTTTCAATAATTAACATCGCTAACGTTCGGCGATGGCGGATCGCGTTTTAATCACGAAGAACTGGACCCCCGCCAGGGCCAGCCATGTTCGGCGAGCGGCGACATTatgagcagacgacaggcgcatCGTCTGCTACTAGCGCTGCTATGGCAACGGCCATTCATTCTTTGAAACGAATGCCCTTGTCGACCGTTCCACGCTAGCGGCTGTTTCCCCTCGCTTTTGGAATGATTGACAGGAGTGTGACGTAAGAGCATTTTATGGTCCCGCCCCGGCGCAATGGCCGCCGTAACGAAACGCGCGGGCGCCAACGAATCACGAGAGGGCAAGCGAGAGAACGGAAAAGCGAgcggacgtattctgaaacgttcgccgccgCGAAAGTTTCGCCCTGGCCATgcctccgccgttgcggcgcgcgctgaatggctgctttgacaaaTCCGGAAATTCACTTGCGCTACCTGGTAGTTCCTTTCTACGTCATTTAACGTCACGGTGTCATTGGGTGCTCCGGACATATATTGAATAAGCAAACATGTCTTTTGGCGTTCGGTTGCTGGAGTCTAGTACAGGGCAGTTAGGTGGTAGCTTATAGTAGAGTTATTGATGGCGTGGTGCACGTGTTGTTTCCAGGCGATTATTCATTGATATATAACAGGCTGTGTTCCCTTGTGCAAGTGACACGTGTGGGTGGCAGTGTTTTTGAGCAGCGCCATGAACAACGCACTCCTCGCGTGGTTCGTCGCGCCACGGCGGGAACAACATACCCGCTCCAGCCGTGACGCCTTCGCCATGAGGGGAGAAGCTTTTCGGCGCCATTTCCGCACGACGAAGAGCGCCCTCTGGCTGCTTTGCAGTGAGCTTGCCCACTTCCTGGTGCCGCTGACCGCGGGGGGCCTGAGCGTCGAGGACCAAGTCCTCTGTGCCCTCAGGTTCTTTGCAACTGGCAGCTTCCAGTCGTCAGTCGGCAGTGAGGCGACCATCGACATGTCCCAGCCGTCTGTAAGCCGCTGCATTGCAAAAGTCGCGCGGGCCATTGTTCAGGTTGGGAAGGAGAAAGGATGGGTGGCCTTCCCACGCACCGCCAGCGAGCGAGCTGCAATTAAGCAAGGGTTCTTGCAGCGCGGCAGGCTCGGCGGCGTGATTGGGTGCGTGGATGGCACGTTCATCGCCATCGTCGCCCCGAACCTGCCTCCTGCGCAGAAGGCAACGTATTGGTACCGGAAGGGCTATTACGCCCTCAATGCAATGGTGGTAAGTTGTAAACGAAATTGCATGTAATGGAGCAACAATTAATGGACAGTCATTGGCATCACCGTCACACAATTGTCTGCAATGTGTTTCAGGTGTGTGACTCGGACTTGAGGGTCCTTCACGTTGACCCGCGATCCGCTGGGTCGTGCCACGACGCGCACGTGTGGCGGTACGCGTCGCTTGCCGGCGCATTGCCAGCGCCGCATTGCCGTCCAAGACGGCGAGTACCTTCTCAGTGAGTAGTAACAAAGTTGCTCTCAAAAGAAAACTACTCTATGCGTGTGTATGATGTCCTATGTTGCGTAAGATGCCAGAAATACTGACTGCTATCTTTCTATGTGCAGGCGACAGTGCATACCCCCTAGAGCCGTGGCTCCTGACACCTGCGCCCGGCCACCCTGCCCCGCACACACCGGTAGGGCGCTACAACGCCGCGCACACTTCCGCAAGGTCAGCGGTGGAGCGCTGCATCCGCGTCATGAAGAGCCGATTCCGATGTCTGCTGCGGCACCGCGCCTTGCATTACGGCCCCAAAAAGGCAGCTAGGATTGTGGCAGCGTGTGCGGCACTAAACAACCTGTGCATTGACGAAGATGTGCCGCATACGGGCCGCGTGTACTCAGGAGACGACGACGCCAGCGACCGTCTGCATGGCTCAAGCAGCGCAGGAACACGGGGGCACCTCGGGGCAGGCGGGCACTGTATTTGCGCGGGAGGGCGGCACGTGCAAGGCAGATTGCAATACTCTCGATTGCTCGTAATCGCCACTTGCAGCATGTACAAAGAGCGGTTTGCCACGCACGTCGCCTGCAACGCTAGGCTGTAGCAGTTTGcccgttgctgcctccccttgctGCTCCCATGTGCAGACACCTGCCGCCGCCCCCTTCTGCCCGAGCAGTgtgcgtcgctttgtgccagacgctctcacgtgctgacacttgctcctcctgtgctgggtgtgcttgtggtttcgttgctgcctccccttgccgCTCCCATGTGCAGACACCTGCCGCCGCCTCCTTCTGCATTACAAGTGTGCGCCGCATTTCGGCTGTTATTGCCTCCCCTTTCTTGCTCCCTAGTGCTGAAACGTGTGTTGGTGAGCTCGTAGTGTGTATGGTTTTCTGTCAAGTGGTGCCTCCTTGCTACTCCAGTGTGCCGACACCTGCCGCCATCTGCTGGGGCATTAGAAGTGTGTGTGGTTTTGTGGCAGTCGGTTGCCCCACCTGACCTACACGTGCCAACATTCCTTATTGTGATAGAGGTGTTTGTGTTTGTAGTGATGTTTCTCGGCTTTCTTTTAAGGGGGAGCTTCTTGTGCAGTGTCTAGGCAACGGCTTGCGCTGCTCAGCATTGCCTTATGCTAGCTGCTGCCTTGTTTAACAGGTCTTGTGGAATGCAAGGGTCGAAGCTACAATAATGTGTTCTGGCTGTCATGCCACTGGTATCCCCGCTACTTCCTGGCTGCATCCTTGCGGCAGGGCCAGGAAACGCTGCATTCAGTGGGAATAGGAGCAAATCAGTGAGGCAGGTGATGTGAATGTGATTACACGTCATCTCCAGAACCAGCACGGCATCGTTTGTGTGAATCCGTTTGCATCATGCAATTTCGCCATTCTCACAGCATTGCAGCCTTGCTGTCATGGATGATGATGTGCCATCGCACCACTAACGCCACACCCTTGTGTGCAGGGTCAGCGAAAGAAAAGTGCAAGATTCGTGTGCATCATATGTAGTGTAAACACTATATGTACCGTGGAAGGTGGAAGTTTGCCATGACGTGGTGCAGCGAGGCGTGCACCACATCTGAaaacaaaacgctgttttctcgaTGCCGTCACTTCATGATATTGCACTACCGCAATACCACATCTTTAGATGTCATGCTATCGTTACCGTATCGTAGCAGTTATTCCACCTTCGTAACACCACTGCTATCATCCACTTGTAACATTGCAATAACTTCAGCATCACATTTCTGTTGTCAGCATTTCCACTACAGCGTAGTCTTGCTGGCACTGCCATTGTAATGGCACCGTCATGTTACCATTGGCATCTTTTCAATGCCAGCGCGGCGTTGTTGTCACGTCTCTGCTTCTTCTCTTGAGTTGGCAGTATACATTCACTGCTGTCACGTCCATGATGCTTTACTGACATTGTGACTCGATAGCAGGTGTGCAGTCATAACAGTTGAGTTATAACAAGACTGTATCGAGGACGGACTTGATCCATGTGACGCTGAAGCTCACCTTCTGCCGCTGCACCGGTGATCATTCGGGAtcctcttgtttctttcactgtggctgGCAGCCGCCTTTCTTCCTCCCCGAAGTTGGGAGTCCGAACAAGAGTGCCCGGTATCAGCTTGTTTTCTTGATCTGCCTGTGGACAGATAGGGAAGGCTACGGGTGGTAGAAGGCATGCGTCCAACCGAGAACGGATCTGGTATCCCAAAAGTTATTGAGACTGTGATCATCCAGGGGCGTTCTAAGGTAGCTAAAGAGCAGTTTAGCCAATCGCTCAGACAAGTCACCTGACCCAACCTTCTTGAGGCCATCTTTCAGGGTCCGCACGGCGCCTTCAGCAAGCCCGTTCGATTGGGGGTGATATGGTGCCGTACTAAAGTGCTTTATGTTGGTTCCTGTCACAAACTTCGTGAAAGTCTCTGGCGTGAACTGAGTTCCGTTGTCTGCCGCAATGATTCTTGGTATGCTCAGCCAGCTGAAGATTTCACGCAAGGATGTAACTGTCGATTGTGCTGTGGCATGACGCACTGGAATTGCTTCGATCCATTTTGAATGTGAATCTATGGCCACTAGGATCATGGTGGTGTTCACTGGACCAG
Coding sequences within:
- the LOC129387483 gene encoding putative nuclease HARBI1, whose translation is MAAPIVALLESLGQRRRRIFRDAFDELTEEEFREDFRLSKSTVRWLCEQLEDAIGGLRTGGITTQDKVLCALRFFATGSFQRSIGSEKFVSMGQASVSESIHAVAEAITVVGRQQGWVSVPLTTAGKASAKSAFADRGSIPGVVACVNGTLIAIKQPDGLSPGETAGFMSRKGFYALNTMIETQATLSEPWLLTPVPGHPGIGTPEARYNRAHASMRNVVERGIGVLKPKDAATIVAACAVLHNIALKAGEPELQDSDEEAKDNQPPLQQGLPVPEGHHTCRQETPRELLMRAKQMRSPVVNLFSAAPTWRTTHLRALHRQLRQQQQARRAAQP
- the LOC126540796 gene encoding putative nuclease HARBI1; its protein translation is MRGEAFRRHFRTTKSALWLLCSELAHFLVPLTAGGLSVEDQVLCALRFFATGSFQSSVGSEATIDMSQPSVSRCIAKVARAIVQVGKEKGWVAFPRTASERAAIKQGFLQRGRLGGVIGCVDGTFIAIVAPNLPPAQKATYWYRKGYYALNAMVTPAAAPFCPSSELQHVTTSSLGNHDSVTPVNETFVNG